One Borreliella chilensis DNA window includes the following coding sequences:
- a CDS encoding excinuclease ABC subunit A, translating to MEKKLEKKIIVRGAKEHNLKNIDADIPKDSLVVISGKSGSGKSSLAFDTIFAEGQRRYMESVSAYARQFLGVMKKPNVDYIDGLSPSIAIEQRTISNNPRSTVGTITEIYDYYRLIFAKIGKAYCPNDGRLIEEQSLDKIVNTILSYSEESKVVLFAPIVKGSKGSHKKVLEKILNQGFNRVRINSEDYLIEDALNLNLHKNKKHTIEIIVDRIKLSNNVRIRLAESIETALSVSNGYLRAEIENGLEKIDRLFTEHNSCPLCGFSLPLIEPRLFSFNSPFGACSECSGLGVTLEFDFESICPDTSLSFNDDAFITFKTSSSWSVAIFKGLAKHYNFELNTPVKDIPDKVLKQILYGSNENIDFIYQSKEMEAKELDGGFHYSKKFEGLLPLLKRRYLATESESTKMFYENLMSKKICNSCKGKRLSVGALTVKINGRDIQDLSNLSVFDSYVFFENLQLDVVDEKISKEILKEIKSRLKFLIDVGLSYLYLNRISGSLSGGETQRIRLATQIGSALSGVIYVLDEPSIGLHQKDNEKLISTLVNLKNLGNTVIVVEHDEQTLRTADYIIDMGPGAGILGGEIVAKGTLTDILNSKSSLTGQYLSGKFKINVPSSRRKADKGEILLLGANKNNLKNINVSIPLGVFTVITGVSGSGKSTLLNEVLYPALDNRLKLNVNYCDGFKDIVGYEKIDKIIQINQKPIGRTSRSNPATYVGFFTEIRELFARLPDAKSRGFKAGRFSFNVKGGRCEKCQGDGYLNIQMHFLPDVFIPCDLCKGKKFNEETLEVRYKGKNIHDVLEMSVFEAKNFFENVPKINHYLTFLIEVGLEYIKLGQSATTLSGGEAQRIKLAFELSKKSTGKTFYIIDEPTTGLHFDDIKKLLEVLQRLVSNGNTVVLIEHNLDVIKQADYIIDLGPDGGLAGGNIVVSGIPEEVAKCENSYTGMFLKNLL from the coding sequence TTGGAAAAAAAATTGGAAAAAAAAATTATCGTAAGGGGAGCAAAAGAACATAATTTGAAAAATATTGATGCTGATATTCCAAAAGATAGTTTAGTTGTAATATCTGGCAAGAGCGGTTCTGGTAAATCTTCGCTGGCTTTTGATACTATTTTTGCAGAGGGGCAAAGAAGGTATATGGAATCTGTTTCAGCTTATGCTAGGCAGTTTTTGGGCGTAATGAAAAAACCTAATGTTGATTATATAGACGGCCTTTCTCCTTCTATAGCTATTGAGCAAAGAACAATAAGTAATAATCCTCGTTCTACTGTTGGAACAATTACTGAGATTTATGATTATTATAGACTAATATTTGCTAAAATAGGTAAAGCTTACTGTCCAAATGATGGCAGGTTAATAGAAGAACAATCTTTGGATAAAATAGTTAATACTATTTTAAGTTATTCTGAGGAGTCTAAGGTTGTACTTTTTGCGCCAATTGTAAAGGGCTCTAAAGGTTCGCATAAAAAAGTTTTAGAAAAGATATTAAATCAAGGTTTCAATAGAGTCAGAATAAATTCTGAAGATTATTTAATAGAAGATGCGCTTAATTTGAATTTGCATAAAAATAAAAAACATACCATTGAAATCATAGTTGATAGAATCAAACTTAGCAATAATGTTCGGATTAGGCTTGCAGAATCTATTGAGACTGCTCTTTCTGTTTCTAATGGATATTTGCGAGCGGAGATTGAGAATGGTTTGGAAAAAATAGATAGACTCTTTACAGAGCATAATAGTTGTCCTTTGTGTGGATTTTCACTTCCTTTGATAGAGCCCAGGCTTTTTTCATTTAATAGTCCATTTGGTGCTTGCAGCGAGTGTTCTGGGCTTGGAGTTACGCTCGAGTTTGATTTTGAGAGTATCTGTCCTGATACCAGCCTTTCTTTTAATGATGATGCTTTTATTACGTTTAAGACAAGTTCGTCTTGGTCAGTAGCTATTTTTAAAGGACTTGCTAAGCATTATAATTTTGAATTAAATACTCCTGTAAAAGACATTCCGGACAAAGTTCTTAAACAGATTTTATACGGTTCAAATGAAAACATAGATTTTATTTATCAGTCCAAAGAAATGGAAGCAAAGGAGTTGGATGGAGGGTTTCATTATTCTAAAAAATTTGAAGGTCTTTTACCTCTTTTAAAAAGACGATATCTTGCAACAGAATCAGAGAGTACTAAAATGTTTTACGAAAATTTGATGTCTAAAAAAATTTGTAATTCATGTAAGGGGAAGCGCTTAAGCGTTGGCGCTTTAACTGTAAAAATCAATGGAAGAGATATTCAAGATCTTAGCAATTTATCTGTATTTGATTCTTATGTTTTTTTTGAAAACTTACAGCTTGATGTGGTGGATGAAAAAATATCTAAAGAAATTTTAAAGGAGATTAAAAGTAGGCTTAAATTTTTAATTGATGTTGGTCTTTCTTATTTATATTTAAATAGAATATCGGGTAGTCTTTCTGGGGGTGAGACTCAGCGCATTAGGCTTGCTACTCAAATAGGATCAGCGCTTTCAGGTGTTATTTACGTTCTTGATGAGCCAAGTATTGGTCTTCATCAAAAAGATAACGAGAAATTAATTTCTACTCTTGTTAATCTTAAAAATCTTGGCAATACGGTAATTGTTGTTGAGCATGATGAGCAAACTTTGCGTACTGCAGACTATATTATTGATATGGGCCCTGGTGCTGGAATTCTTGGAGGAGAAATAGTTGCAAAGGGAACTTTAACTGATATTTTAAATAGTAAGAGTAGTTTGACTGGTCAATATTTGAGCGGTAAGTTTAAGATAAATGTTCCAAGTTCTAGAAGAAAGGCAGATAAGGGAGAAATCTTGCTTTTAGGTGCTAATAAAAATAATCTTAAGAATATTAATGTAAGCATTCCTTTGGGAGTTTTTACTGTAATAACAGGTGTTTCTGGTAGTGGAAAAAGTACTTTACTTAACGAGGTCTTATATCCAGCTCTTGATAACAGATTGAAGCTTAATGTAAATTATTGTGACGGTTTTAAAGATATTGTTGGATACGAAAAAATCGACAAAATTATTCAAATAAATCAAAAGCCAATAGGCAGAACTTCAAGATCAAATCCGGCAACTTATGTTGGATTTTTCACAGAAATTAGAGAACTTTTTGCTAGGCTTCCGGATGCAAAGTCAAGAGGTTTTAAAGCCGGTAGGTTTTCTTTTAATGTTAAAGGTGGAAGGTGCGAGAAATGTCAGGGGGACGGATATCTTAATATTCAAATGCATTTTTTACCAGATGTCTTTATTCCTTGTGATTTGTGTAAGGGTAAAAAATTTAATGAAGAGACTTTAGAAGTTAGGTACAAAGGGAAAAATATACATGATGTTTTAGAGATGAGTGTGTTTGAAGCTAAAAATTTTTTTGAGAATGTTCCAAAAATTAATCATTATTTAACATTTTTAATTGAAGTTGGTCTTGAATATATTAAGTTAGGGCAATCTGCAACAACTTTATCGGGAGGAGAAGCCCAACGTATTAAATTAGCTTTTGAGTTAAGTAAAAAGAGTACAGGTAAGACCTTTTATATTATTGATGAACCAACAACCGGATTACATTTTGATGATATAAAGAAGTTGTTAGAAGTTTTGCAACGCTTAGTTTCTAATGGTAATACAGTTGTACTCATAGAGCATAATTTGGATGTAATTAAACAGGCAGACTATATAATAGATTTGGGTCCTGATGGTGGATTGGCAGGGGGGAATATTGTTGTTTCTGGTATTCCTGAAGAGGTTGCAAAATGCGAGAATTCCTATACAGGAATGTTTTTAAAAAATCTTTTGTAA
- a CDS encoding membrane protein, with amino-acid sequence MREFLYRNVFKKSFVILFIFLTVSNVIFAQTVNDENYKKRRDKLTLSQKSYLRELELSTDEDLKKWALKEGLKETDVSKIRELLLKKFGIDPELFIKGKGLAGSGRYKIIIETTDNLENFTYELTKDENIVFEGRVNILVEDIKENKKHNIKGDRIVLNKNSKKLYSIGNVEYILDMDSNEKLYFYGNEFFVDFDSQNFLLKDGILQKKMQKNQIDHILSFGGKVLKKIDNDVTILEQAFATTSKIPEPYYSIKASKIWVLPSGDFGFLNAIFYMGKVPVFYIPFFFRPGDSLFFNPSLGLNPRKGFSIFNTIYLLGKKSSSEDSSFLDFDFNSVYNSSKKPYIRNGYLTYFFAENSSSNVDKDYVKLIFDIYANLGFYSGIDFDLGNTLVYFKTFEGNFGLGFTRNVYSYGGGYYPFDNRTLKQSLFNFSNLNKGDIFGFEVPFRYLFKLKTEFLLSDALFSVLLEHYSDPYVNIDFRDRIEGSTFFSLLNLDKDSVKEQTSINTFDWNLSSFYSRTFDDNSILDYKLNNLGLSFKLSGYENLYVKSPLEKPKEINDPTRKWFYLERIYFPYIDLNFQKDLYNNKWIFSSNNAKEMIMRPEIKNIKEKDKNIVKGEDTEKIKDLSKNLYISPEPIVSNETNQFDSFFVRFGINPYLRNNVFFNNYGITSPKDFNYEIKNYLFDIKNKTDIKIHADFYNRLITFENLLYLNTIEYNPLNKDFKLEEKDKKSEHSIINQINLNLLPFIRYPLFSRSVLKFENKFTFYSFNKKYDAAAKSLVNKNSSIFLSDPETFYQSLTASLIYDYNYFNAELSGELKNSFEDIKASSELKISLDFPYLLQEAGIGIKYSKKFKEDVLKNPGISVVQPFLNPLEPQKPSSPYKNLEMAPALYYKIEPRYLDYFKFRFLAAYDPLINRVSELSFKLNVFDFQFLFVMKDDFEYNYDPLKGDFSKIGITTKLVPYSFDSSYKKDLYVLNFFDKKLSFSLGIDTGWKINLQKFTDNELWSALTFKVKYTEFFEIYFSTRSVNTKTFKYFKGYMDQIGLESVNVFTDLLKSFNFFNSQDRKDSLFKIKKFSSGFKFNFYDWKFVGEYNLEPDLLRGSDGIYSPIWRNNFTIYISWNFFAPVKASFENNKDTNYELIINRKTKK; translated from the coding sequence ATGCGAGAATTCCTATACAGGAATGTTTTTAAAAAATCTTTTGTAATATTGTTTATTTTTTTAACAGTTTCTAATGTAATTTTTGCTCAGACTGTAAATGATGAAAATTATAAAAAAAGAAGAGATAAATTAACTTTAAGTCAAAAATCTTATTTAAGAGAACTTGAGCTTTCAACTGATGAAGATTTGAAAAAATGGGCTTTAAAAGAAGGCTTAAAAGAAACAGATGTTTCAAAAATACGAGAATTGCTTTTAAAAAAGTTTGGAATAGATCCTGAGCTTTTTATCAAAGGAAAAGGACTTGCTGGATCTGGTAGATATAAAATAATAATTGAGACTACAGACAATCTTGAGAATTTTACTTATGAACTTACTAAGGATGAAAATATTGTTTTTGAAGGAAGAGTTAATATCTTGGTTGAAGATATTAAAGAGAATAAGAAACATAATATTAAAGGTGATAGGATAGTACTTAATAAGAACTCAAAAAAACTTTATTCTATTGGAAATGTCGAATATATTCTTGATATGGACTCTAATGAAAAGCTTTATTTTTATGGTAATGAATTTTTTGTTGATTTTGATTCTCAAAATTTTCTATTAAAAGACGGCATTCTTCAAAAAAAAATGCAAAAAAATCAAATAGATCATATTCTTTCGTTTGGAGGAAAGGTTTTAAAAAAAATAGATAATGATGTTACTATTTTGGAACAAGCCTTTGCAACAACTAGTAAAATTCCAGAGCCTTACTATTCTATTAAAGCTTCTAAAATATGGGTATTGCCTTCAGGAGATTTTGGATTTTTAAATGCTATATTTTATATGGGAAAAGTTCCGGTGTTTTATATTCCTTTTTTTTTCAGACCGGGAGATAGTTTGTTTTTTAATCCATCTTTAGGTTTAAATCCACGAAAAGGTTTTTCTATTTTTAATACTATTTATCTTCTTGGCAAGAAATCTTCTAGCGAAGATTCTTCTTTTTTAGATTTTGATTTCAATTCTGTTTATAATTCAAGTAAAAAACCTTATATAAGAAATGGATATTTAACTTATTTTTTTGCAGAAAATTCATCATCCAATGTAGATAAAGATTATGTTAAATTAATTTTTGATATCTATGCTAATTTAGGATTTTATTCCGGAATTGATTTTGATTTGGGAAATACTTTAGTATATTTTAAAACTTTTGAAGGAAATTTTGGGCTAGGCTTTACTAGAAATGTTTATAGTTACGGTGGTGGATATTATCCTTTTGATAATAGAACTTTAAAACAATCTCTTTTTAATTTTTCCAATCTTAACAAAGGAGACATATTTGGATTTGAAGTTCCTTTTAGATATTTATTTAAATTAAAAACAGAATTTCTTTTAAGTGATGCACTTTTTTCAGTTCTTTTAGAGCACTATTCTGATCCATATGTTAATATTGATTTTAGAGATAGGATAGAAGGTTCTACATTTTTTTCTCTTTTAAATTTAGATAAAGATTCAGTTAAAGAGCAAACTAGCATTAACACTTTTGATTGGAATTTGTCTTCTTTTTATAGTCGAACATTTGATGATAATTCAATTTTAGATTACAAGTTAAATAATTTAGGTTTAAGTTTTAAATTATCAGGTTACGAGAATCTTTATGTTAAATCTCCTTTGGAGAAACCAAAGGAGATAAATGATCCCACAAGAAAATGGTTTTATTTGGAGAGAATTTATTTTCCATATATTGATTTAAATTTTCAGAAAGATCTTTACAATAATAAATGGATATTCTCCTCAAATAATGCTAAAGAAATGATAATGCGTCCAGAAATTAAAAACATCAAAGAAAAAGATAAAAATATTGTTAAAGGAGAAGATACCGAAAAAATAAAAGATTTAAGCAAGAATTTATACATTTCCCCAGAACCAATTGTTTCAAATGAGACTAATCAATTCGATTCTTTTTTTGTTAGGTTTGGCATTAATCCTTATTTAAGAAATAATGTCTTTTTCAATAATTATGGAATAACAAGTCCAAAAGACTTTAATTATGAGATAAAAAATTATTTATTTGATATAAAAAACAAAACGGATATAAAAATCCATGCTGATTTTTATAATCGTTTAATTACTTTTGAAAATTTGTTATATCTTAATACTATTGAGTACAATCCTTTAAATAAAGATTTTAAACTTGAAGAGAAAGATAAAAAAAGTGAACATTCTATTATTAATCAAATAAATTTAAACTTGCTTCCTTTTATTAGGTATCCCTTATTCTCTAGAAGTGTTTTAAAGTTTGAGAATAAATTTACTTTTTATTCATTTAATAAAAAGTATGATGCTGCTGCAAAATCTTTGGTTAATAAGAATAGTAGTATTTTTTTATCTGATCCAGAAACTTTTTATCAAAGTTTAACAGCTTCTTTAATTTATGATTATAATTATTTTAATGCTGAGCTTTCAGGTGAATTGAAAAATAGTTTTGAAGATATTAAAGCTTCTTCTGAACTTAAAATTTCCTTAGATTTTCCTTATTTGTTACAAGAAGCTGGAATTGGGATTAAATATTCTAAAAAGTTTAAAGAAGATGTTTTGAAAAACCCTGGAATTTCTGTTGTTCAGCCTTTTTTAAATCCTTTGGAGCCCCAAAAACCATCATCACCTTATAAAAATTTAGAAATGGCTCCTGCTTTGTATTATAAAATTGAGCCGAGATATTTGGATTATTTTAAATTTAGGTTTTTAGCTGCCTATGATCCTTTAATAAACAGAGTTTCTGAACTTTCATTTAAACTTAATGTTTTCGATTTTCAGTTTTTGTTTGTAATGAAAGATGATTTTGAATATAATTATGACCCTTTAAAAGGAGATTTTTCTAAGATTGGAATTACAACTAAACTTGTTCCGTATTCTTTCGATTCTAGTTACAAAAAGGATTTGTATGTTTTAAATTTTTTTGATAAAAAACTTTCTTTTTCTTTAGGGATAGATACTGGTTGGAAAATAAATTTGCAAAAATTTACGGATAATGAACTTTGGTCCGCATTAACTTTTAAGGTTAAATATACAGAATTTTTTGAAATCTATTTTTCTACTCGTTCTGTGAATACCAAGACTTTTAAATACTTTAAAGGATATATGGACCAAATTGGCCTTGAGTCTGTCAATGTTTTTACTGATTTATTGAAATCTTTTAATTTTTTTAATTCTCAAGACAGAAAAGATTCACTTTTTAAAATTAAAAAATTTTCATCAGGTTTTAAATTCAATTTTTATGATTGGAAATTTGTTGGTGAATATAATTTAGAACCAGATCTGTTAAGAGGGTCTGACGGGATTTATTCTCCTATTTGGAGAAATAATTTTACAATTTATATTTCTTGGAATTTTTTTGCTCCAGTAAAAGCATCGTTTGAAAATAACAAAGATACAAACTATGAGCTTATCATTAATAGAAAAACAAAAAAATAA
- a CDS encoding ribonuclease HI: MSKYYACILINSNEKIIFKSWEECKTIIKGKNNKIKSFKTLEQAQNWLFNNENKICHHPPIGIYFDSGTGRGKGVEIRVVNEKGISILDKILDKALINEYGNHYIKNFQGISNNFGELLALYTALKIALKENITTVFGDSKLIIDYWSKGIYNNKKLKETTINLIKKAVILRKKFEEQGGKISFVPGNENIADLGFHKLK, from the coding sequence ATGAGCAAATATTATGCATGCATTTTAATCAATAGTAATGAAAAAATTATTTTCAAATCCTGGGAAGAATGCAAAACTATTATCAAAGGAAAAAACAATAAAATAAAAAGCTTTAAAACATTAGAACAAGCTCAAAATTGGCTATTCAACAATGAAAATAAAATTTGCCATCACCCACCAATTGGAATATATTTTGATTCTGGAACAGGAAGAGGAAAAGGCGTAGAGATTAGGGTTGTAAACGAAAAAGGAATTTCAATATTGGATAAAATCCTAGATAAAGCTTTAATTAATGAATATGGCAATCATTATATCAAAAATTTTCAAGGAATTAGCAATAACTTCGGAGAACTGCTTGCCCTATATACAGCGCTAAAAATAGCATTAAAAGAGAATATAACAACCGTATTTGGTGACAGTAAATTAATAATTGACTATTGGTCAAAAGGAATCTATAATAATAAAAAATTAAAAGAAACTACTATTAATTTGATCAAAAAGGCAGTTATACTAAGAAAAAAATTTGAAGAACAAGGTGGAAAAATTTCTTTTGTTCCAGGAAATGAAAATATTGCAGACCTGGGCTTTCACAAGCTTAAGTAA